From Veillonellales bacterium, a single genomic window includes:
- a CDS encoding AbrB/MazE/SpoVT family DNA-binding domain-containing protein, whose translation MDVRKIFKAGNSSVISLPASMLKALGLREGSHVSIEINREQREMILKPIVVKNNNVSVDFVRIVDKLLVDYEYAIRRLVK comes from the coding sequence ATGGATGTGCGAAAAATATTTAAGGCAGGGAATAGTAGTGTTATTTCATTACCGGCCAGTATGTTAAAAGCCCTTGGATTAAGAGAAGGATCTCATGTATCCATCGAAATTAATCGAGAGCAGCGGGAGATGATCTTAAAACCAATTGTGGTAAAAAACAACAACGTTTCAGTGGATTTTGTCCGAATCGTTGATAAACTATTGGTTGACTATGAGTATGCGATTAGGAGGCTGGTAAAATAA
- a CDS encoding type II toxin-antitoxin system death-on-curing family toxin yields MRYLSLEEVIYIYTEIIQRTGGQPGIAAENILESILAKPLVTFEGEELYADIFTKAAVLLYSMINNRPFIEGNKRTALICALFLLRANGYHVVAAQDSMVDLAEGAANGRYQVDNLVTWFQKNSIPI; encoded by the coding sequence ATGCGCTATCTGAGTCTTGAGGAAGTCATTTATATTTACACTGAAATTATTCAGCGTACTGGCGGCCAGCCTGGCATTGCGGCAGAAAATATTTTGGAAAGTATTCTAGCAAAGCCACTGGTAACATTCGAAGGTGAAGAACTGTATGCCGATATTTTTACGAAAGCAGCTGTACTATTATATTCTATGATTAATAATCGTCCTTTTATAGAAGGAAATAAACGAACGGCTCTTATATGCGCGTTATTTCTTTTACGGGCGAATGGGTACCATGTCGTTGCGGCGCAAGATAGTATGGTTGATTTGGCAGAGGGTGCGGCGAACGGGCGGTATCAAGTCGATAACCTTGTAACATGGTTTCAGAAAAATTCGATTCCAATATAA